DNA sequence from the Alkalilimnicola ehrlichii MLHE-1 genome:
CGCCCAGGCGGGTATCGGGCGCAAGTTCCAGAAGCCCACGGTGTACGAGAACCTCACCGTCCACGAGAACCTGGAACTGGCCATGCACGCCCACCGGGGGCTGATGACCAGTCTGTTCTGGCGGCTGGACGGCGAGCAGCGGGACCGGGTGGATGAGATCCTGGAACTGATCGGGCTCAAGGAGGAGGGGCACCGGGCCGCCGGCCTGCTCTCCCACGGCCAGAAGCAGTGGCTGGAGGTCGGGTCGCTGCTGATGCAGAACCCCCGGCTGCTGCTGGTGGACGAGCCGGTGGCGGGCATGACCCCGGCGGAGACGGAAGCCACGGCCGAACTGCTGGTCTCCCTGGCCGGCAAGCACTCGGTGGTGGTGGTGGAGCACGACATGGAGTTCGTACGCTCCATCGCCCGCACCGTCACCGTCCTGCACCAGGGCAGCGTGCTGGCCGAGGGCACCATGGACCAGGTGCAGAACGACCCGAAGGTGCGCGAAGTCTACCTGGGCGAGGAGGCGTGACATGCTCGAGATAAAGGGGCTCAACCAGTATTACGGCGGCAGTCACATCCTCAAGGGCGTGGATCTCGCCGTGGAGCAGGGCACCTGCGCCTGTCTCATGGGCCGCAACGGCATGGGCAAGACCACCCTGCTCAAGTGCCTGATGGGCCTGGTGCCCATCGCCGATGGCAGCATCACCTTCCAGGGCCGGGAGATCAGCCGCTTGAGGCCCCAGCAGCGGGCGCGCATGGGCATCGGCTACGTGCCCCAGGGGCGGGAGATCTTCCCCCAGCTCACGGTGGAGGAGAACCTGCGGGTGCCCCTGGCGGGCAAGCGCTCAAGGGGTATCCCGGAGCGGATCTTCGAGCTTTTCCCGGTGTTGAAAGAGATGGCCCGCCGGCGGGGGGGCGACCTCTCCGGTGGGCAGCAGCAGCAACTGGCCATCGGCCGGGCACTGGTGCTGCAGCCTGAGATCCTGCTGCTGGACGAGCCCAACGAGGGCATCCAGCCCAATATCGTCCGCCAGATCGGCGAGGTGATCCGGATGCTGAACCGGGAGGAGGGCCTGACCATCCTGCTGGTGGAGCAGAAGCTGCCGTTCGCCCGCGCCACCGGTGATCACTTCACCCTGCTCAACAACGGCCGTGCGGTCGCCTCCGGCGCCATGAGTCAGCTCAGTGACGAGCTGATCCAGGAGCACATGACGGTGTGAGCCGCGTCACCACCGGTCCCCGGGGTTACCCACCATTGGGTACCCCCGGCTGGCTTGCTCCGCCTCCGATGGGTGATTTAACCGGCGTACCCTCTTTGCGACGCTGAGGGTGGCAGCGGACGAGCGGGTCCGTCCGTCCACTCAGCAATCCGGGAGGGGGTGGCATGGCCAGCGAGCGATTCAAACAGTACTCCATCCTGACCGCGAACACCTTTGCGTTCACGATCATGTTCATGGTCTGGACCGTGTTCGGCGAGATCGGTGTGCCCATTCAGGAGGAGATGGGCCTGAGCGATACCCAGTTCGGTCTGCTGACGGCCGTACCCATTCTGACGGGCTCGCTAGTGCGTCTGCCCTTGGGGGCCTGGACGGACAAGTACGGCGGTCGGCCCGTGTTTTTCATCCTCATGCTGGCCGTGCTGCCGGGACTCTGGCTGGTGCAGTTCGCCACCGAGTACTGGCAGCTGCTGGTCCTGGGCGCCATGGTGGGTCTGGCGGGCGGCTCGTTTTCGGTCGGCATCACCTACACGGCGAAATGGTTTCCGCGGGAGCGCCAGGGCCTGGCGATGGGTGTCTTCGGCGCGGGCAACGCCGGCGCGGCGGTGACCAAGTACGTGGCGCCGACCATCATCGTGGTGTTGAGCTGGCAGGCGGTGTCGAACATCTATGCCGCCATCGTGGTCGTTACCGC
Encoded proteins:
- the urtE gene encoding urea ABC transporter ATP-binding subunit UrtE translates to MLEIKGLNQYYGGSHILKGVDLAVEQGTCACLMGRNGMGKTTLLKCLMGLVPIADGSITFQGREISRLRPQQRARMGIGYVPQGREIFPQLTVEENLRVPLAGKRSRGIPERIFELFPVLKEMARRRGGDLSGGQQQQLAIGRALVLQPEILLLDEPNEGIQPNIVRQIGEVIRMLNREEGLTILLVEQKLPFARATGDHFTLLNNGRAVASGAMSQLSDELIQEHMTV
- the urtD gene encoding urea ABC transporter ATP-binding protein UrtD, which gives rise to MKPLELLQELRRRDRVFPFIDEAPPPHPRLDTRHGPILYVEGITKSFDGFKALDDLTLYVGDGELRCLIGPNGAGKTTLMDVITGKTQPDTGHAWFGQRLNLLRMNEHDIAQAGIGRKFQKPTVYENLTVHENLELAMHAHRGLMTSLFWRLDGEQRDRVDEILELIGLKEEGHRAAGLLSHGQKQWLEVGSLLMQNPRLLLVDEPVAGMTPAETEATAELLVSLAGKHSVVVVEHDMEFVRSIARTVTVLHQGSVLAEGTMDQVQNDPKVREVYLGEEA